In Nodosilinea sp. FACHB-141, a single window of DNA contains:
- a CDS encoding ATP-dependent DNA ligase — protein MQRFTQLFQDIDATTSTNEKVRSLQAYFQEAESADKVWALYLLLGKTRRRIVTSRVLRDVFLQISDIPEWLFKDCYAQVGDSAEVIALLLRDVDLPVRRGAACCAPTPSHVENQPPSAPIPLHQWMEEVVPMYKAMETDDERRDLIVSWWAALDNTEIFVLNKILTGSFRVGASAKLVIKGLAAATGVSEAVLAHRLMGDFSPTVEFYTSLTNEEATQNAPSQPYPFFLATSLDEEKFQGENFSRWRAEWKWDGIRAQVIKRADQVFVWSRGEDLVTDQFPEVEAMMATFPNGIVMDGEILCWQDGMPLSFNHLQKRLGRKKVSKKVMDDSPVHFIAYDLLEYGGIDIREKSWSDRTQSLSTLLAVHTAPNLHQSVPLEFQSFTELATLRQNSRQQGAEGLVVKAIDSPYLVGRKRGYWWKYKVEPMSLDAVLIYAQAGSGKRANLFTDYTFALWQGETLVPFAKAYSGLDNAEIDALDRWIRRHTTERFGPVRSVEPIHVFEIGFEGIAASTRHKSGISVRFPRILRWRKDKPAAEADTLDSAKELLSTFR, from the coding sequence ATGCAGCGATTTACTCAGCTTTTTCAGGATATAGATGCGACCACCTCGACGAACGAAAAGGTGCGATCGCTGCAAGCTTACTTTCAAGAGGCTGAATCCGCCGACAAAGTTTGGGCGCTCTATCTGCTGCTGGGCAAAACTCGCCGCCGCATAGTGACCTCGCGGGTGCTGCGGGACGTGTTTTTGCAAATTTCCGACATTCCCGAATGGCTGTTTAAGGACTGTTACGCCCAGGTGGGCGACTCGGCGGAGGTGATCGCCCTGCTGCTGCGGGATGTGGATTTACCTGTCCGCAGGGGCGCAGCATGCTGCGCCCCTACCCCAAGCCATGTTGAGAACCAACCTCCTTCGGCCCCCATCCCTCTGCACCAGTGGATGGAGGAGGTGGTTCCGATGTACAAGGCGATGGAGACCGACGATGAACGGCGCGATTTGATCGTCTCCTGGTGGGCAGCGCTGGATAATACCGAGATCTTTGTGCTCAACAAGATTCTCACCGGGTCCTTTCGGGTTGGTGCATCGGCAAAACTGGTGATCAAAGGCCTCGCCGCCGCCACGGGCGTTTCCGAAGCTGTACTGGCTCACCGCCTGATGGGTGACTTTAGCCCCACGGTCGAGTTCTACACCAGCTTGACCAATGAAGAGGCCACGCAGAATGCTCCCAGCCAGCCCTACCCGTTCTTTTTGGCCACCTCTTTGGACGAAGAAAAATTCCAGGGCGAAAACTTTTCTCGCTGGCGGGCGGAATGGAAGTGGGATGGCATTCGCGCCCAGGTGATTAAGCGGGCCGACCAGGTATTTGTCTGGTCGCGGGGCGAGGACCTGGTTACAGACCAGTTTCCGGAAGTGGAGGCGATGATGGCCACCTTCCCCAACGGCATTGTGATGGATGGGGAAATTCTCTGTTGGCAAGACGGCATGCCGCTGTCGTTTAACCACCTGCAAAAGCGCCTGGGCCGCAAGAAAGTCAGCAAAAAGGTGATGGACGATAGCCCTGTCCACTTTATCGCCTACGACCTGCTGGAGTACGGCGGCATCGATATTCGGGAGAAAAGCTGGAGCGATCGCACCCAGTCGCTCTCCACTCTGCTAGCTGTGCACACCGCCCCCAACCTGCATCAGTCTGTGCCCCTTGAGTTTCAGTCCTTTACCGAACTGGCAACCCTGCGCCAAAACTCGCGCCAGCAGGGGGCCGAGGGGCTGGTGGTGAAGGCGATCGACAGCCCCTACCTAGTGGGTCGCAAGCGCGGTTACTGGTGGAAGTACAAGGTTGAGCCTATGAGTCTCGACGCGGTGCTGATCTACGCCCAGGCGGGCAGCGGCAAGCGGGCCAACCTGTTTACCGACTACACCTTTGCGCTGTGGCAGGGCGAGACTCTGGTGCCCTTTGCCAAGGCCTACAGCGGCTTGGACAATGCAGAGATTGACGCACTAGACAGGTGGATTCGTCGCCACACGACGGAGCGGTTTGGGCCAGTGCGATCGGTTGAGCCGATTCACGTATTCGAGATTGGCTTTGAGGGCATTGCCGCATCGACTCGCCACAAGTCGGGCATTTCGGTGCGCTTCCCCCGCATCCTGCGCTGGCGCAAAGACAAACCCGCCGCCGAAGCCGACACCTTGGATTCGGCCAAGGAGCTATTGTCAACTTTTCGCTGA
- a CDS encoding succinylglutamate desuccinylase/aspartoacylase family protein, translated as MGGETIPLGKRVRLDLPVARLTTGTMMSLPVTVISGKKPGPRLWLSAAIHGDELNGVDIIRRVAKSLRPNRLAGSVIAVPVVNIFGLLEQSRYLPDRRDLNRAFPGSARGSMASRLANLFMKEVVSQCTHGIDLHTAAIHRVNLPQVRADLNNPATYDFARAFGAPVIIHASHRDGSLRQAAAKRKIPTLLYEAGEALRFDEAAIQTGVDGIYRVLAYLGMYTPPAMAQPCTLEVHDTRWVRASRGGIWHRSVSLGDEVKQRQPMGFISDTFGDKPVQVRSPMDGIVIGHGQNPLVNQGDALVHVASVRAEIEQEQ; from the coding sequence ATTGGGGGTGAAACGATTCCCCTGGGCAAGCGGGTGCGACTCGACTTGCCGGTGGCCCGCCTGACCACCGGCACTATGATGTCGCTGCCGGTGACAGTGATCAGCGGCAAAAAGCCGGGGCCGCGCCTGTGGCTCAGCGCCGCTATCCACGGCGATGAGCTCAACGGGGTCGATATCATTCGCCGGGTCGCTAAATCGCTCAGGCCCAACCGCCTTGCCGGCTCGGTGATTGCGGTGCCGGTGGTGAATATCTTTGGTCTGCTAGAGCAATCGCGCTACCTGCCCGATCGCCGCGATCTCAACCGTGCCTTCCCCGGCTCGGCGCGAGGCTCTATGGCCAGCCGGCTGGCGAATTTGTTTATGAAAGAGGTGGTTAGCCAGTGCACCCACGGCATTGACCTGCACACGGCAGCCATTCACCGCGTTAACTTGCCCCAGGTGCGGGCCGACCTCAACAATCCAGCTACCTACGACTTTGCTAGAGCCTTTGGGGCACCGGTGATCATCCACGCTTCCCACCGCGATGGCTCGCTGCGCCAGGCAGCGGCAAAGCGCAAAATTCCCACCCTGCTCTACGAAGCGGGTGAGGCGCTGCGGTTTGACGAAGCCGCCATACAAACCGGGGTCGATGGCATTTATCGAGTGCTGGCCTACCTGGGCATGTATACGCCGCCGGCTATGGCTCAGCCATGTACTTTAGAGGTGCACGATACCCGCTGGGTCCGCGCCTCGCGCGGCGGTATCTGGCACCGATCGGTTTCCCTAGGCGATGAAGTCAAGCAGCGTCAGCCCATGGGCTTTATCAGCGACACCTTTGGCGACAAGCCGGTGCAGGTGCGCAGCCCCATGGATGGCATTGTCATCGGCCACGGCCAAAACCCGCTGGTCAACCAGGGTGATGCCTTAGTCCATGTCGCCAGCGTGAGGGCAGAGATTGAGCAAGAACAGTAG